The Streptomyces europaeiscabiei genome window below encodes:
- a CDS encoding IS6 family transposase, giving the protein MGAVSPSYKGYRYPVAVISHCVWLYHRFPLSFREVEELMLEGGIVLSYETVRRWCAKFGQRYADSLRRCRPRPGDKWHLDEVFIKINGEQKYLCRAVDQDGNVLDIVVQSRRDKAAARRFLRRLMKKTRTVPRVIVTDRLRSYGAAHREVMPSVEHRSHKGLNNRAENSHQPTRQRERAMKGFRGTGAAQRFLSAFSGISPHFRPRRHLIPASDYRTEMTIRFAIWEQITGVAGLPTAP; this is encoded by the coding sequence GTGGGGGCCGTGTCGCCGTCGTACAAGGGGTACCGGTACCCGGTCGCGGTCATCTCCCACTGCGTGTGGCTGTATCACCGCTTCCCGCTGTCGTTCCGAGAGGTCGAGGAGCTGATGCTCGAGGGCGGGATCGTCCTCTCCTACGAAACGGTGCGCCGCTGGTGCGCCAAGTTCGGGCAGCGGTACGCCGATTCGCTGCGCCGCTGCCGGCCCCGGCCTGGTGACAAGTGGCACTTGGACGAGGTCTTCATCAAGATCAATGGGGAACAGAAGTATCTGTGTCGGGCGGTCGACCAGGACGGCAACGTCCTGGACATCGTGGTACAGAGCCGCCGGGACAAGGCTGCGGCCAGGCGCTTCTTGCGCAGGCTGATGAAGAAGACCCGCACGGTGCCGCGGGTGATCGTCACCGACAGGCTCCGCTCCTACGGCGCGGCCCACCGCGAGGTCATGCCCTCCGTCGAGCACCGCTCCCACAAGGGCCTGAACAACCGGGCGGAGAACAGCCACCAGCCAACACGGCAGCGCGAACGGGCGATGAAAGGCTTCCGCGGCACCGGCGCAGCCCAGCGGTTCTTGTCCGCGTTCAGCGGCATCTCACCCCACTTCCGACCCCGACGTCATCTGATCCCCGCATCCGACTACCGCACCGAGATGACCATCCGCTTCGCGATCTGGGAGCAGATCACCGGAGTTGCCGGCCTGCCCACCGCGCCGTAA